Proteins encoded by one window of Nocardia goodfellowii:
- a CDS encoding VWA domain-containing protein: MSSVENQGISVAVDQNEYLAEGADTVDAIVTVEAGADFVAAEPPPERVEILIIDCSGSMATGRKFQGAREATLAALDVLPEGTRFAIIEGTAKARLIFPKDDPSLPATRQNVAAARRQLDKLRPSGGTAMGTWLGLARQLAKKHEGAMVHAILLTDGKNEHEEPETLEAEIKLSEGLFTCDCRGVGADYVVKEMQTISNALHGTTDVVREAEGLAADFKAMMETSLAKAIPELTLRVWTPAGATVNYVKQVAPAIVDLTGLQSENSPQIRDFPLGSWGAEEREYHLQVRVEPAAPGREKAAARVTVFAGEQEVGKGLVRAVWTEDTELSARISERVAKYTDQAELAQVVQEGLDARKNGDVDTATAKLRRAVELATEAGNTETAKLLRNVVDVERDGTVRLRAKVEAFDEKALEARSVKTVRIPPKKS; this comes from the coding sequence GTGAGTTCCGTGGAAAATCAAGGCATTTCGGTAGCCGTCGACCAGAACGAGTATCTGGCCGAAGGCGCGGACACGGTCGACGCGATCGTCACCGTGGAGGCGGGCGCGGATTTCGTCGCCGCCGAGCCGCCACCGGAGCGGGTCGAGATCCTCATCATCGACTGTTCCGGTTCGATGGCCACCGGCCGCAAGTTCCAGGGCGCCCGCGAGGCCACCCTGGCCGCGCTCGACGTGCTGCCCGAGGGCACCCGCTTCGCGATCATCGAGGGAACGGCCAAGGCGCGCTTGATCTTTCCCAAAGATGACCCGTCACTGCCCGCGACCCGGCAGAACGTGGCCGCGGCCCGGCGGCAGCTGGACAAACTGCGCCCGTCCGGCGGCACCGCGATGGGCACCTGGCTGGGGTTGGCCCGCCAGCTGGCCAAGAAACACGAGGGCGCGATGGTGCACGCCATCCTGCTCACCGACGGCAAGAACGAACACGAGGAACCGGAGACCCTCGAAGCCGAGATCAAATTGTCCGAAGGCCTGTTCACCTGCGACTGCCGGGGAGTCGGCGCGGATTACGTGGTCAAGGAGATGCAGACGATCTCCAACGCGCTGCACGGCACCACCGATGTGGTGCGCGAAGCCGAGGGACTGGCCGCGGACTTCAAGGCCATGATGGAAACTTCGCTCGCCAAGGCGATTCCGGAACTGACACTGCGGGTGTGGACACCGGCGGGGGCCACGGTGAACTACGTCAAGCAGGTCGCGCCCGCCATCGTGGACCTGACCGGATTGCAGTCCGAGAACAGTCCGCAGATCCGGGATTTCCCGCTGGGTTCGTGGGGTGCCGAGGAACGCGAATACCACCTGCAGGTGCGGGTGGAACCCGCCGCTCCTGGCCGGGAGAAGGCCGCGGCCCGGGTCACGGTGTTCGCCGGCGAGCAGGAAGTAGGCAAGGGGCTGGTCCGCGCGGTGTGGACCGAGGACACCGAACTGTCGGCCCGGATCAGCGAGCGCGTCGCCAAGTACACCGATCAGGCCGAATTGGCCCAGGTGGTGCAGGAAGGCCTGGACGCTCGCAAGAACGGCGACGTGGACACCGCCACCGCCAAACTGCGCCGCGCCGTCGAACTGGCCACGGAGGCGGGCAACACCGAAACCGCGAAGCTGCTCCGCAACGTCGTCGATGTCGAGCGCGACGGTACTGTCCGGCTGCGCGCCAAGGTCGAGGCCTTCGACGAGAAGGCGCTCGAAGCGCGCTCGGTCAAGACCGTCCGGATCCCGCCGAAGAAGTCCTGA
- a CDS encoding FHA domain-containing protein, with the protein MVTCPDGHSSVSTDYCDQCGTQIGQPSHAGTPTAAACPECGTPGAGSRFCEVCGHDFVLGSAGKTAAEPTLVGPAPTLVGKPVVFEPPPGPAPAPHLAWIATITADRAFYDRVQARNGPDADRVDFPAYFPERRITLRGSDILIGKHSVSQGVQPDIDLGIPPADAGVSRAHATLHLTEHTATITDLGSTNGTSLNDSEDDIPRNVAVPVHPGDRIHVGAWTTITLSRG; encoded by the coding sequence ATGGTTACCTGTCCAGACGGGCACTCGTCGGTATCGACCGATTACTGCGACCAGTGCGGCACCCAGATCGGGCAGCCGTCGCATGCCGGGACTCCGACGGCGGCGGCGTGCCCGGAGTGCGGTACGCCCGGCGCGGGCAGCCGCTTCTGTGAAGTGTGCGGTCATGACTTCGTATTGGGCTCGGCGGGTAAAACGGCCGCGGAACCCACTCTGGTCGGCCCGGCGCCGACGCTGGTCGGTAAGCCGGTGGTCTTCGAGCCGCCGCCCGGCCCCGCTCCCGCGCCACACCTCGCCTGGATCGCCACCATCACCGCCGACCGTGCCTTCTACGACCGTGTGCAGGCCCGCAACGGGCCGGACGCCGACCGGGTGGATTTCCCTGCCTACTTCCCCGAGCGTCGAATCACCTTGCGCGGCAGCGACATTCTCATCGGCAAGCACAGTGTCTCGCAGGGGGTGCAGCCCGATATCGATCTCGGCATCCCGCCCGCCGACGCCGGTGTCTCCCGCGCGCACGCCACACTGCACCTCACCGAGCACACCGCGACCATCACCGACCTCGGCTCCACGAACGGCACGAGCCTCAACGACTCCGAGGACGACATCCCGAGGAACGTCGCGGTGCCGGTGCATCCAGGCGACCGCATCCACGTCGGCGCCTGGACCACCATCACGCTCAGCCGCGGCTAG
- a CDS encoding RICIN domain-containing protein, which translates to MPSIYPAADPALVLGVLGGLPDPETPILLGHGHGMPWQLTPDNGAYKIGTVDNLGTEVVLTVTQVSGHPDPNDFLVKPDAGTDNQRWIVEHLDGPTLIRSKSEPELALTVRGEFVALRTVDPAAAQHWIIDHAAGPSRVTVYPDDELTRTPRLRRVVDASADVARELGTSYVGVEHLMLAILRDKDAVPTQLLARTTDPAELAEAIEGFIRSSNAG; encoded by the coding sequence GTGCCTTCGATCTATCCGGCCGCCGACCCCGCGCTCGTGCTGGGTGTCCTGGGCGGCTTACCCGACCCGGAAACTCCCATCCTGCTGGGCCACGGCCACGGTATGCCCTGGCAGCTGACCCCGGACAACGGCGCCTACAAAATCGGCACCGTGGATAACCTGGGCACCGAGGTGGTGCTCACCGTGACCCAGGTTTCGGGCCATCCAGACCCGAACGACTTCCTCGTCAAACCCGATGCCGGAACCGACAATCAACGCTGGATCGTGGAGCATCTCGACGGGCCGACCCTGATCCGGTCCAAGTCCGAGCCGGAGCTGGCGCTCACCGTCCGCGGCGAGTTCGTGGCGCTCCGGACCGTAGACCCGGCGGCCGCGCAGCACTGGATCATCGACCATGCCGCCGGACCGAGCCGCGTCACCGTCTATCCGGATGACGAACTGACCCGGACACCGCGCCTGCGCCGCGTCGTCGACGCCTCGGCCGACGTCGCCCGCGAACTGGGCACGAGCTACGTCGGCGTGGAGCATCTGATGCTGGCGATCCTGCGGGACAAGGACGCGGTCCCCACCCAACTGCTCGCCCGCACAACCGATCCCGCCGAGTTGGCCGAAGCGATCGAAGGGTTCATCCGCTCTTCGAACGCGGGGTGA
- a CDS encoding FAD-dependent oxidoreductase encodes MTSLWTNDAEVPARLRLTPGLRFDTVVIGGGITGLVTALLLAENGIEVAVVEARRVGAAASGLNTGKISLLQGTRAQKIAGRHSIATLRDYLAANRAGQDWLVRFCAEHNVTLQRESALTYAQTAGEMKQVRAEYEATQQAGLPTELVGKLEVPFPAHGAVRLADQVQVDPMALVAALAAQVEAYGAPIYESSRAHGVRSGPDGDLLIDTEHGELAAHSVVLATAMPILDRGGFFARLEPQRSYLTAYRVPQPIPREMMISAGQPTKSLRYAPSPEGELLIVGGNAHGVGRTDSASAHVEALVDWTGRWFPGAEPLYRWSAQDHHPIAELPYAGPLLPGQDRILVATGFAKWGLTNGTAAALALAGRRTGKPPAWAEVFGPWQTSELKGWFSAVKANAEVAQQMSSGWLLRLAGGPGTAPAEGCGTVERHGVHPVAVCTVDGATTEVSAVCPHLGGIVRWNDAEKSWDCPLHGSRFAPDGTVLEGPATKGLTPRLVPPPAH; translated from the coding sequence ATGACGTCACTATGGACGAACGACGCCGAGGTGCCGGCCCGGCTGCGGCTGACCCCGGGACTGCGTTTCGATACCGTCGTGATCGGCGGCGGGATCACCGGGCTGGTGACCGCACTGCTGCTGGCCGAGAACGGCATCGAGGTCGCGGTCGTGGAGGCCCGGCGGGTCGGTGCGGCGGCCAGCGGCCTGAATACCGGAAAGATCAGCCTGTTGCAGGGCACGCGCGCCCAGAAGATCGCCGGACGGCACTCGATCGCCACCCTGCGCGACTATCTCGCGGCCAATCGCGCCGGTCAGGACTGGCTGGTGCGGTTCTGCGCGGAACACAACGTGACCCTGCAGCGCGAGTCCGCGCTGACCTACGCGCAGACCGCCGGGGAAATGAAACAGGTGCGGGCCGAGTACGAGGCGACCCAACAGGCGGGTCTGCCCACCGAGCTGGTCGGCAAGCTCGAGGTACCGTTTCCCGCCCACGGTGCGGTCCGGCTCGCCGATCAGGTGCAGGTCGACCCGATGGCGCTGGTCGCCGCGCTGGCCGCGCAGGTCGAAGCGTATGGCGCGCCGATCTACGAATCCAGCCGCGCGCACGGGGTGCGCAGCGGGCCCGACGGCGATCTCCTCATCGACACCGAGCACGGCGAACTCGCCGCCCACTCGGTGGTGTTGGCCACCGCCATGCCGATCCTCGACCGGGGCGGTTTCTTCGCGCGGCTCGAGCCGCAGCGGTCCTATCTGACCGCTTACCGTGTGCCGCAACCCATTCCGCGCGAAATGATGATCAGCGCCGGTCAGCCGACGAAATCCCTGCGTTACGCCCCCAGCCCGGAGGGTGAACTGCTCATCGTCGGCGGCAACGCGCACGGTGTCGGGCGGACGGATTCGGCGAGCGCGCACGTCGAAGCCCTCGTCGACTGGACCGGGCGGTGGTTCCCCGGGGCGGAGCCGCTGTATCGCTGGTCGGCTCAGGACCACCACCCGATCGCCGAGCTGCCCTATGCGGGCCCCCTGCTGCCGGGCCAGGATCGCATCCTGGTGGCCACCGGGTTCGCCAAGTGGGGACTGACCAACGGCACCGCCGCGGCGCTGGCACTGGCCGGACGGCGCACCGGCAAACCGCCGGCCTGGGCCGAGGTCTTCGGCCCGTGGCAGACGTCGGAGTTGAAGGGCTGGTTCTCCGCTGTGAAGGCCAATGCCGAAGTGGCGCAGCAGATGTCGAGCGGTTGGTTGCTGCGTCTGGCGGGCGGTCCCGGCACGGCGCCCGCCGAGGGCTGCGGCACGGTGGAGCGGCACGGCGTCCACCCCGTCGCGGTGTGCACCGTGGACGGGGCCACCACCGAAGTGTCCGCGGTCTGCCCGCACCTGGGTGGCATCGTGCGCTGGAACGACGCGGAGAAGTCCTGGGACTGCCCGCTACACGGGTCCCGGTTCGCGCCGGACGGCACGGTGCTGGAAGGCCCGGCCACCAAGGGGCTGACGCCGCGGCTGGTCCCCCCGCCGGCGCACTGA
- the mbp1 gene encoding microaggregate-binding protein 1, translating to MTERKSGPQEGIEGAVEDVKGKAKEAAGTVFGREDVRDEGRAQQDKAESQREAAKKEAAAERERAEAGIDEKRQRAYQQGKE from the coding sequence GTGACCGAGCGTAAGAGCGGTCCCCAGGAAGGCATCGAAGGCGCCGTCGAAGACGTGAAGGGTAAGGCCAAGGAGGCTGCCGGCACCGTTTTCGGACGTGAGGACGTCCGCGATGAAGGTCGTGCCCAGCAGGACAAGGCCGAATCCCAGCGCGAAGCCGCGAAAAAGGAAGCGGCCGCTGAACGTGAGCGTGCGGAAGCAGGCATCGACGAGAAGCGTCAGCGCGCCTATCAGCAGGGCAAAGAGTAA
- a CDS encoding glycosyltransferase family 9 protein, which yields MSPTADAAVTLVLRARGLGGLLTALPALRALRAARPHHRLVLAAPGWLRPLVEMAGCVDELHATPIVGDLRWNAPPPTSAVNLHGPGPEGLADLYATDPEQLITYRHPEFPLVRGPAWQQEVPETLRWCRLLESAGIPADPTRIELDPPTETLAQRTHIVIHPGANSPARQWPAERFATVASRLHAAGHPVLVTGTATELALARHVAEHAGLPETAVVAGELTLQQLSATVAGAALVICGDTGVGHLATAFGTPSVLIFGPNSPALAGPPPGRAAHIVLWAGQIGDPHAAETDPGLLRISAIEVIDAAERQLNIARQLPTRENKVVQ from the coding sequence ATGTCCCCAACCGCCGACGCGGCCGTCACCCTGGTCCTGCGAGCCCGCGGCCTGGGCGGCTTGCTCACCGCACTGCCCGCCCTGCGCGCGTTACGCGCCGCCCGTCCGCATCACCGCCTCGTGCTCGCCGCGCCCGGCTGGTTGCGCCCCCTCGTCGAGATGGCCGGGTGTGTGGACGAGTTGCACGCCACCCCGATCGTGGGTGATCTGCGCTGGAACGCACCGCCCCCGACCAGTGCGGTGAACCTGCACGGGCCGGGGCCCGAAGGACTCGCCGATCTGTACGCCACCGATCCGGAACAACTGATCACCTATCGGCACCCGGAGTTCCCGCTGGTGCGCGGCCCGGCCTGGCAGCAAGAGGTTCCCGAGACCCTGCGCTGGTGCCGGTTGCTCGAATCAGCCGGAATACCAGCGGATCCGACGCGCATCGAGTTGGATCCGCCGACCGAAACGCTGGCTCAGCGCACTCACATCGTCATTCATCCGGGCGCAAACTCACCCGCCCGGCAGTGGCCCGCCGAGCGCTTCGCCACCGTCGCTTCGCGTTTGCACGCCGCGGGTCATCCGGTTCTGGTAACCGGCACCGCCACCGAGCTCGCGCTCGCCCGCCATGTCGCCGAACATGCCGGACTACCCGAAACCGCCGTCGTCGCAGGCGAACTCACGCTGCAGCAGTTGTCCGCCACGGTTGCGGGCGCGGCGCTGGTGATCTGCGGGGACACCGGCGTGGGACACCTGGCCACCGCCTTCGGCACCCCCTCCGTGCTGATCTTCGGCCCGAATTCCCCCGCGTTGGCCGGACCGCCACCCGGACGCGCGGCGCATATCGTGTTGTGGGCCGGGCAGATCGGGGACCCGCACGCGGCGGAGACCGACCCCGGCTTGCTGCGGATCAGTGCCATCGAAGTGATCGACGCCGCCGAGCGGCAACTGAATATCGCGAGGCAGCTACCGACGAGGGAAAACAAAGTCGTCCAGTAA
- a CDS encoding metallophosphoesterase family protein: protein MRIAAVGDIHLGAHSAGELRPVLRELPLRADALLLAGDLTRHGTVDEARVVANEVADLGLPVIAVLGNHDHHSDQQDEITALLCDHGITVLEGTSVTLDIDGETLGVAGCKGFGGGFAGKCASIFGERLMREFAGHTVDVAESLRSALAELDTDVTVVLTHYSPISDTLHGEPPEIYPFLGSYLLGEPIDEFQVDLALHGHAHAGTERGTTPGGIRVRNVAEPVIRSAYAIYELQPARDKAAEPLVIH, encoded by the coding sequence ATGCGTATCGCGGCCGTCGGTGACATCCATCTGGGCGCGCACTCCGCCGGGGAACTCCGGCCGGTGCTGCGCGAGCTGCCGTTGCGTGCGGACGCGCTGCTGCTGGCCGGCGACCTGACCCGGCACGGCACCGTGGACGAAGCCCGGGTCGTGGCGAACGAGGTCGCCGATCTGGGGCTTCCGGTGATCGCCGTGCTCGGCAACCACGACCACCACAGCGATCAGCAGGACGAGATCACCGCGCTGCTCTGCGACCACGGCATCACCGTGCTGGAAGGCACTTCGGTCACCCTCGACATCGACGGGGAAACCCTCGGCGTCGCCGGCTGCAAGGGCTTCGGCGGCGGCTTCGCGGGCAAGTGCGCCAGTATCTTCGGCGAACGGCTCATGCGCGAATTCGCCGGGCACACCGTAGATGTCGCCGAATCACTGCGCAGCGCGCTGGCCGAGCTGGACACCGACGTGACGGTGGTGCTCACGCACTACTCCCCCATCAGCGACACCCTGCACGGGGAACCGCCGGAGATCTATCCCTTCCTCGGGTCCTACCTGCTGGGCGAGCCGATCGACGAGTTCCAGGTCGATCTCGCGCTGCACGGACACGCGCACGCGGGCACCGAACGCGGCACTACCCCCGGCGGTATCCGGGTCCGCAATGTGGCCGAACCGGTCATCCGGTCGGCGTACGCGATCTACGAATTACAGCCCGCCCGAGACAAAGCCGCCGAACCGCTGGTCATCCACTGA
- a CDS encoding BON domain-containing protein — protein METPQYVVAHLRRALAEDPRTCELGIHVTIRGEVVVLGGEVSSVERKQAMETVIREQLPTARIHNDVHVTLPCAPEGTENLSAPERS, from the coding sequence ATGGAGACACCGCAATACGTCGTCGCGCATCTGCGCCGCGCACTGGCCGAGGATCCGCGAACGTGCGAACTCGGCATCCACGTCACCATTCGTGGTGAGGTCGTGGTGCTCGGCGGCGAAGTGAGCAGTGTGGAACGCAAGCAGGCCATGGAGACGGTGATCCGGGAACAACTCCCGACCGCGCGGATCCACAACGACGTGCACGTCACGCTGCCGTGTGCCCCCGAGGGCACCGAAAACCTGTCCGCGCCCGAAAGGAGCTGA
- a CDS encoding nucleotidyltransferase family protein has translation MVPTTEELLHALTRTVTTLSGTGIRFAVAGGCAVYARGGPVTHHDVDIFVKPEDTAAAVAALAEDGLRVSDPAEDWLTKVYDGDTLIDVIFRPNNRDVTDELLDRAEELRIGPTMAPVVSGTDLMVDKLLVFDAHRLDLSPLLHIARDLREQVDWPAVREQTEHSPYARAFLGLLADLGIAETGITNGGNETEGAE, from the coding sequence ATGGTTCCGACCACCGAAGAATTGCTGCACGCACTCACCCGTACGGTGACCACCCTGTCCGGCACCGGAATCCGGTTCGCGGTCGCGGGCGGTTGCGCGGTGTATGCACGCGGTGGGCCGGTCACCCACCACGACGTCGACATCTTCGTCAAGCCCGAGGACACCGCCGCGGCCGTGGCCGCACTAGCCGAAGACGGGCTGCGGGTCTCCGACCCCGCCGAAGACTGGCTCACCAAGGTCTACGACGGGGACACCCTGATCGACGTCATCTTCCGGCCGAACAACCGCGATGTCACCGACGAACTGCTGGATCGCGCGGAGGAGTTGCGCATCGGTCCGACGATGGCGCCGGTGGTCAGCGGCACCGACCTGATGGTCGACAAACTGCTCGTGTTCGACGCGCACCGCCTCGACCTGAGCCCGCTGCTGCACATCGCCCGGGATCTGCGCGAGCAGGTCGATTGGCCGGCGGTGCGGGAGCAGACCGAGCATTCGCCCTACGCGCGCGCTTTCCTCGGCCTGCTCGCCGACCTCGGGATCGCCGAGACCGGAATCACCAACGGGGGCAACGAAACCGAGGGAGCCGAGTAG
- a CDS encoding DUF6328 family protein — protein sequence MIEHGGQPGEGRFPHARAETETERLDRNWESLIQELRVVQTGIQFLISALLILPFQSGFAHLSAPLRVLYLVTVSAAVGATVFLVAPVSWHRILFRRRRMGNVVAAAHRCAMVGVALLGVALTGAVILVFEVVVAAAYAGVVAGVVIALLFAVAWLIAPWRWRARSGPAPSAED from the coding sequence GTGATCGAGCACGGCGGCCAACCTGGGGAGGGCCGGTTCCCGCACGCCCGCGCGGAGACCGAGACCGAACGCCTGGACCGCAATTGGGAAAGCCTGATCCAAGAATTGCGTGTGGTGCAAACCGGCATCCAATTCCTGATCAGCGCCCTGCTGATCCTGCCGTTCCAATCCGGATTCGCGCACCTTTCCGCACCCTTACGGGTGCTGTACCTGGTCACCGTGTCGGCGGCGGTCGGTGCGACGGTGTTCCTGGTAGCGCCCGTGTCCTGGCACCGGATCCTGTTCCGGCGGCGACGGATGGGCAACGTCGTCGCGGCGGCCCATCGGTGTGCCATGGTCGGAGTCGCGCTGCTGGGTGTCGCGCTCACCGGCGCGGTGATCCTCGTTTTCGAGGTGGTCGTGGCGGCGGCGTACGCGGGCGTGGTGGCCGGGGTGGTCATCGCATTGTTGTTCGCGGTCGCCTGGCTGATCGCGCCCTGGCGTTGGCGCGCGCGTTCCGGGCCCGCGCCGTCGGCGGAGGACTAG